A window of Euzebyales bacterium contains these coding sequences:
- a CDS encoding AzlC family ABC transporter permease: MAVALDDCTTVAGGRVARRRPRSPTPVRAGARAGLRTMAPVAAAVIPFAVVLGVAIDASVVPAALAVVMAPALYAGSAHLAAVSVLDAGGTALVATSVAMVINARYAVYGAALAHRFRDQPTWFRWLGPWMIVDETFTLAAARNERDPAWFRAFWLAQGTLIGAVYTAMVLVGALLGSIVPSDTDLSFAVPAALVALLVGQLRDRSTVVAAAVGATVAAVTLAVPNGLGLAMSALAGMIGGTVARRR, encoded by the coding sequence ATGGCCGTCGCACTGGACGACTGCACAACGGTCGCGGGCGGGCGCGTCGCCCGCCGGCGCCCACGATCGCCGACGCCCGTCCGTGCCGGCGCGCGGGCCGGTCTGCGCACCATGGCGCCGGTCGCGGCGGCCGTCATCCCGTTCGCCGTGGTGCTCGGCGTCGCGATCGATGCATCGGTCGTGCCCGCTGCATTGGCCGTGGTCATGGCGCCGGCGCTGTATGCCGGCTCGGCTCACCTCGCAGCCGTCTCGGTCCTCGACGCAGGCGGGACCGCGTTGGTCGCCACGAGCGTCGCGATGGTGATCAACGCGCGGTACGCAGTGTACGGGGCGGCACTGGCGCACCGCTTCCGTGACCAGCCGACGTGGTTCCGGTGGCTCGGCCCGTGGATGATCGTCGACGAGACGTTCACGCTCGCCGCCGCCCGCAACGAACGCGACCCAGCCTGGTTCCGCGCGTTCTGGCTGGCGCAGGGCACACTGATCGGCGCGGTCTACACCGCAATGGTTCTGGTCGGCGCGCTCCTCGGCTCGATCGTCCCGAGCGACACCGACCTGTCGTTCGCCGTGCCTGCGGCGCTGGTGGCGCTGCTCGTCGGCCAGTTGCGTGACCGGTCGACCGTCGTCGCGGCTGCAGTGGGCGCGACGGTCGCCGCAGTGACACTGGCCGTGCCCAACGGGCTCGGGCTGGCGATGAGCGCGCTCGCGGGGATGATCGGGGGCACCGTCGCCCGGCGACGGTGA
- a CDS encoding zinc-dependent alcohol dehydrogenase family protein, whose product MRDTMRAWIVERPAPIDDRPLRLVERGIPDPADGEIRLSVSACGVCRTDLHLAEGDLPPRRAGVVPGHEVVGRVDAVGDGVDTPAVGDRVGVPWLRSTCGTCRFCANGAENLCVRPTFTGWDADGGFAERCVVPAAYAYRLPGAFDDEHAAPLLCAGIIGYRALRQTALGSSATGRRRLGIYGFGASAHLMAQVALHEGATVHVMTRDADARDRALALGCASAQAAAAAPPEPLDAAVLFAPVGTLVPPALEALDRGGTLVIAGIHLSDVPPLNYQRHLFQERRIISTTANTRDDGRAFLQAASDIGIQVTTTPYTFDRADTALADLAHDRVQGAGVLLM is encoded by the coding sequence ATGCGCGACACCATGCGAGCGTGGATCGTCGAGCGGCCCGCGCCGATCGACGACCGGCCCCTGCGCCTGGTCGAGCGTGGGATCCCCGACCCCGCCGACGGTGAGATCCGTCTCAGCGTGTCCGCGTGCGGCGTGTGCCGCACCGACCTGCACCTGGCCGAAGGCGACCTGCCGCCCCGCCGTGCGGGCGTCGTGCCCGGCCACGAGGTCGTCGGGCGGGTGGACGCCGTCGGCGACGGAGTCGACACACCGGCGGTCGGCGACCGTGTCGGGGTTCCCTGGCTGCGGTCGACGTGCGGCACCTGCCGCTTCTGCGCCAACGGTGCCGAGAACCTGTGCGTGCGCCCGACGTTCACGGGCTGGGACGCCGACGGCGGTTTCGCCGAGCGGTGTGTGGTGCCGGCCGCGTACGCGTACCGGTTGCCCGGCGCGTTCGACGACGAACATGCGGCCCCGCTGCTGTGTGCTGGCATCATCGGCTACCGGGCGCTGCGGCAGACCGCGCTCGGCTCCAGCGCGACCGGCCGGCGCCGCCTCGGCATCTACGGCTTCGGCGCCAGCGCACACCTGATGGCCCAGGTCGCGCTGCACGAGGGTGCCACCGTGCATGTCATGACCCGCGACGCCGATGCACGCGACCGCGCGCTGGCGCTCGGCTGCGCGTCGGCGCAGGCCGCTGCCGCCGCCCCACCCGAACCCCTCGACGCGGCTGTGCTGTTCGCGCCGGTCGGCACGCTGGTCCCGCCGGCGCTCGAGGCACTCGACCGCGGCGGCACCCTCGTCATCGCCGGCATCCACCTGAGCGATGTCCCACCGCTGAACTACCAGCGCCACCTGTTCCAGGAACGACGCATCATCAGCACGACAGCGAACACACGTGACGACGGACGGGCGTTCCTGCAGGCGGCCTCGGACATCGGCATCCAGGTGACCACGACGCCGTACACGTTCGACCGCGCCGACACGGCCCTCGCCGATCTCGCCCACGACCGCGTGCAGGGCGCCGGGGTGCTACTGATGTGA
- a CDS encoding histidine phosphatase family protein: protein MRMLYVLRHAKSSWDDPTLADHERPLAPRGTRAAPLIGDHLRRVGIAPQVVLCSSSRRTRQTLDMLGDVVAHDGEVSIEDDLYHATAATLLRRLRVVPDAASDVLMIGHNPALQQLVLMLAASGGSRAQVARKFPTAALATLRAAVDRWADLDVGRARLTGFVRPKDLGTGV from the coding sequence ATGCGGATGCTGTACGTGCTGCGGCACGCCAAGTCCAGCTGGGACGACCCCACGCTGGCCGACCATGAGCGGCCGCTCGCGCCGCGCGGAACGCGTGCCGCACCGCTGATCGGCGATCACCTCCGGCGGGTCGGGATCGCTCCGCAGGTGGTCCTGTGCTCGTCGTCCCGGCGCACCCGGCAGACCCTCGACATGCTCGGTGATGTCGTCGCGCACGACGGCGAGGTCAGCATCGAGGACGACCTGTACCACGCGACGGCGGCGACGTTGCTCAGGCGGTTGCGCGTCGTGCCCGACGCCGCGTCCGACGTGCTCATGATCGGGCACAACCCGGCGCTGCAGCAGTTGGTGCTCATGCTCGCCGCGTCGGGTGGATCGCGCGCGCAGGTGGCGCGCAAGTTCCCGACCGCCGCGCTGGCCACGCTCCGCGCGGCGGTCGATCGCTGGGCGGACCTCGACGTCGGACGTGCCCGCCTCACCGGCTTCGTGCGACCCAAGGACCTCGGGACCGGCGTCTGA
- a CDS encoding HAD-IIA family hydrolase: MSTPALEAVLLDIDGVLVASWQPVDGAADAVVALRSAGYHVRFLTNTTSRTRVSIGDALRGAGIEVDDDEIATATSATAAHLASEHPGRRVLLLNDGPTDDLGDIPLVGTDDDPEVVVLGGAGPPFDWETLSDLAAHVAEGVPFVAMHGSAVWRTADGLRLDTGAFAAAFEAATGIAPTIVGKPAPAMFVDALADLGCEPVAAVMVGDDVTADVLGAQRAGLTGVLVRTGKFRRELLDAAHGTPDHIVDSIVDVPGLLEAIGGR; the protein is encoded by the coding sequence ATGTCCACTCCGGCACTGGAGGCCGTGCTGCTCGACATCGACGGTGTGCTCGTCGCCTCCTGGCAGCCGGTCGACGGGGCCGCGGATGCCGTCGTCGCGCTGCGATCGGCCGGCTACCACGTGCGGTTCCTCACCAACACGACATCGCGTACGCGCGTATCGATCGGTGACGCGTTGCGCGGCGCCGGCATCGAGGTGGATGACGATGAGATCGCGACGGCGACCAGCGCGACGGCGGCGCATCTGGCCAGCGAGCATCCCGGACGGCGGGTGCTGCTGCTCAACGACGGGCCGACCGACGACCTCGGTGACATCCCGCTGGTCGGCACTGACGACGATCCGGAGGTCGTGGTGCTGGGCGGCGCCGGCCCTCCGTTCGACTGGGAGACGCTCAGCGATCTCGCCGCACACGTCGCCGAGGGCGTCCCGTTCGTGGCGATGCACGGGAGCGCGGTGTGGCGGACCGCAGACGGGCTGCGCCTGGACACCGGCGCGTTCGCGGCGGCGTTCGAGGCCGCCACCGGCATCGCGCCCACGATCGTGGGGAAGCCGGCACCTGCGATGTTCGTCGACGCGCTCGCCGACCTCGGGTGCGAGCCCGTCGCTGCGGTGATGGTCGGCGACGACGTGACCGCCGACGTGCTCGGAGCCCAGCGTGCGGGGCTGACCGGTGTGCTGGTGCGGACCGGCAAGTTCCGTAGGGAACTGCTCGACGCCGCCCACGGGACGCCCGACCACATCGTGGACTCGATCGTCGATGTGCCGGGCCTGCTCGAGGCGATCGGTGGGCGCTGA
- a CDS encoding cytochrome P450 translates to MTRGVDSTLALLREGYRFISQRCDRYGSDVFTTRLLFEPTICMRGAAAAEVFYDNDRFTRAGAAPDRLVKTLFGEGGVQALDGEAHRVRKQLFLSLMTPDGIEDFVRLADEQWRAAAVQWEAQDRVVLFDEAMRLLTRSVCRWTGVPLAESEVDRRVADFAAMIDAAGGVGYRYVRGRIARERGNRWAEGLVDDVRAGRLKVDDDTALARVVAHRDADGSLLDRHEAAVELLNVLRPTVAIARYIMFAAMALHRDPASAVHLRDEPGDVRFVDAFVLEVRRDYPFFPFVVARVRRDFHWRGHRFDEGTRVLLDLHGTNHHAALWSDPQRFAPERFLEREPTPFDLIPQGGGDHLHNHRCAGEWMTNAVLRHATRFLTSRIRYEVPSQDLTIRLSRVPAVPHSRFVMSHVRLLD, encoded by the coding sequence ATGACGAGAGGCGTCGACAGCACGCTCGCGCTGCTGCGGGAAGGCTACCGGTTCATCTCGCAGCGTTGCGACCGTTACGGCAGCGACGTGTTCACGACTCGCCTGCTCTTCGAGCCGACCATCTGCATGCGGGGTGCGGCGGCGGCCGAGGTGTTCTACGACAACGACCGATTCACGCGTGCGGGCGCCGCGCCGGACCGGCTGGTCAAGACGCTGTTCGGGGAGGGCGGCGTGCAGGCGCTGGACGGTGAGGCCCACCGCGTGCGCAAGCAGCTGTTCCTGTCGCTGATGACCCCCGACGGCATCGAAGACTTCGTCCGACTCGCGGACGAGCAGTGGCGCGCGGCTGCGGTGCAGTGGGAGGCGCAGGACCGGGTGGTGCTGTTCGACGAGGCGATGCGGTTGCTGACCCGCAGCGTCTGCAGGTGGACCGGGGTCCCGCTCGCCGAGTCCGAGGTCGATCGGCGGGTCGCCGACTTCGCGGCGATGATCGACGCCGCCGGCGGCGTCGGCTACCGCTACGTGCGGGGCCGGATCGCGCGTGAGCGCGGCAACCGCTGGGCGGAGGGGCTGGTGGATGACGTCCGCGCCGGCCGCCTGAAGGTGGACGACGACACCGCTCTGGCACGCGTCGTCGCGCATCGGGACGCGGACGGCTCGCTGCTCGATCGTCACGAGGCCGCCGTCGAGCTGCTCAACGTGCTGCGACCGACGGTGGCGATCGCGCGCTACATCATGTTCGCGGCGATGGCACTGCACCGTGACCCGGCATCGGCGGTCCACCTGCGTGATGAGCCCGGCGACGTCCGGTTCGTCGACGCGTTCGTGCTCGAGGTGCGTCGCGACTACCCGTTCTTCCCGTTCGTCGTCGCCCGCGTGCGTCGTGACTTCCACTGGCGCGGCCACCGGTTCGACGAGGGCACGCGGGTGCTGCTGGACCTGCACGGCACGAACCACCACGCGGCGTTGTGGTCCGATCCGCAGCGGTTCGCCCCTGAGCGGTTCCTGGAGCGTGAACCCACACCCTTCGATCTCATCCCGCAGGGTGGCGGGGACCATTTGCACAACCATCGCTGCGCGGGCGAGTGGATGACCAACGCGGTCCTGCGTCACGCGACCCGGTTCCTCACGTCGCGCATCCGCTATGAGGTGCCCTCGCAGGACCTGACCATCCGGCTGTCGCGTGTGCCCGCCGTACCGCACAGTCGCTTCGTGATGAGCCATGTCCGTCTCCTCGACTGA